The Colius striatus isolate bColStr4 chromosome 8, bColStr4.1.hap1, whole genome shotgun sequence genome includes the window atgagtggacagtgaggtggatcaagagctgactgaatgacagagcccagaggatggtgatcaatggcacagagtcgagttggaggcctgtggccagtggagttccacagggatagattctggggccagtcttgttcaacatcttcatcaaccacctggatgaggggacagagtgtaccctcagcaagttggctgatgccaccaaactgggaggactggctgattccccagaggctgtgctgccattcagcaggatctcgaccagcttaagagttgggcagagaggaacctcatgaggttcaacaaggacaagtgcagagtcctgcatctgggaaggaacaacctcatgcaccagtacaggctgggggttgacctgctggagagcagctctgcagagagagacctgggagtgctgattgataataagctaaacatgagccagcaatgtgccctcatggccaagaaggccaatggcatcctggggtgcaccaagaaaagtgtggccagcaggtcaagggaggttcttctccccctctactctgccctggtgaggcctcatctggagtcctgtgtccagttctgggctcctcagctcaagagggacagggaactgctggagagagtgcagcacagggccaccaagatgatcaggggactggaacatctttcatatgaggaaaggctgcaggaactggggctgtttagtctggaagagactgaggtgagatcttattaatatttataaatacctaaagggtgggtgtcaggaggttgggacatccctttttctatagtatctagcaacaggacaaggggcaatgggatgaagctggaacacaaaaagttccacttaaatataaggaaaaactatttcactgtgagggtgagggagccctggcacaggctgcccagagaggttgtggagtctccttccttggaggtcttcaagacctgcctggacatgttcctatgtgacctgatctaggtgaccctgcttctgcaggggggttggactagatgatctctaaaggtcccttccaacccctaccattctatgaaacgGAGAGCATGGATGAGAGTGGTCCACAGGGTGACAGTGGGAAGAAGGGGATCCAAAGAGGATATACAGGATGGGCCGAGCAGCGGTGCAGACACAAGCACCTTTGAGGGGCATGGGCCTTAGTTTTCAGAGTTAGCAGCTGGAGTTACACCATTTCACAGCTGTATAGCCTCCAGAGGACACTCAGGGGGATCTTGCCACCCCATGttgctgccctcctgcctctgGACAGCCTCTTTCTGTCCTGCTCTTCGAGGCAGGTCATGCTGGTCCTGGCAGCCAGATACCTCACCAGAGAGCTCCAGTTTTAGAGcttcagttttccagctgaaaaatattattcctGAAGTCACAGGTGTGTTATGTGCTACTGAGCCACAGCTCTACTCCACCTCGGAGCTGGACACATTTCACACAGTGAGAGTAGTACTCTTTCAGATGGAAATGAGGTTTATAAGAGGAAAGAACTTATAAAATAAGGTGACTGAACCCAAGATGAAGAGCACTTTTTAACCAGAAGCCAGGTGCCTCTACAGGCTTTGTTTCTTAAATGGTCTTATCAGCATTTCATGCCAGTCTGTCAAAGAGCAAGCCCTGGAAATTATCTGATCATCTCTCcggcaaaatatttttgtatagagatctcactggtgggttTGCAAATATCTAAGTAGCTTCATTTACTATAACCAGACTTGCTTTGCTAAGGGAATATAGGGCAGAGCCTTTTGTTTTGCATGGGAGGCACTTCTCTAGGGTCACAGTATTAAGATTTCCTCCCCTTTCCTACATAAAGTTAAAACCCAATCAgtccttaaaaagaaacataaatgtAAAGATCCCCCTTGTGTCTGAAACAGACACAACTTTTCAGATCTTATTTGCTCTTTGACATTTATGCTTTCGTTACAAGCTTTCTCACAGCAGTACAGacagctgtttttttccttgacctgctggtgcTAGAAACCTGTTTAAGAAAAACTGCTTAAGACTTTCTTGTTCTGAGGCTCAGTCTTGGCATGAAAACACACATAGCACTGTAGTCCTGCTCATGCCATCGGCACTGAAGGATAAATGCAGCCATGCTTACAcaaaatgatttttcttcttagaGGAGTATCACAGTAAAGAGAATCTtcagctctgtccctctgcaccAACGCGTGTGAGAACACTGACTTCAGACATTAAGCATTTGTAGCAAGTGTTGACTGTAGAAGCTCCAGATTTTAAAGCCCACAAGTCAGAAAATTCTGCCTGTGATTCCTGCATCTGAGACCAAAGCATCTGCACAGTCATACCTTCTTACTGCATCTTATTCTGATGGTTAGTGAAACCTTTATCATTATGAATCATTTTAATATCAAGTTGTCATGGGATACTATGCATTGGTCTGTTACACTGAAGAGCAATCAAGTTCCATGTTTACTTCAGTGAAAGCAACACATTGTGATCATCATCTTACTAATGGAGAGTTCAGTTTTTCTCTTGCCTGGGCCGCtaatgcttttttaaacaaaacggATACTAtaatggttttggtttgttctgatttttttgttttgtttgttttttttttttaatagaaacacTTCATTGCTGCAGTCAATAACCCTGTGTATCATACACAAATAACCAATTACAGTTTAAGAAACTAAACATAATTCTGCAAGTGGTAAtactgagaaaacaaacatacaTGAAAGGATACAAAACTTTACATTTAAGTTACTAGAAATTTACTAACTAAAAAATTCTGCAGAAGTGTCTTGTATAAACTATACAACACATGCCAGTGTAAAGTTAGCATTATACAATTACCTATCTACAAACGTTTTACCTAAATACAAGAGCAGCTGCAATTCTTAAAAAGTTAACTCCTACACAAAGACAAGTGCTTTCAGTACTTCATTGGAATATACAGACACCGCAGTATCTCAGAACTAAAAAATAACCACAAAATAAAAGGTCCTGTCTAGAAGTTTTATTTGCATATCCAGTATAATGTTGTGAAAATCCAGCCAGCAATAtctttgcttttgtatttgCCCCGTTTTACCTGCATTTGAGAGGGACCCGATCCAGAGTCCCTTTCATTGCTGTCCACAATCTCTGTAGCAGACGACACCAGGTAACTGTATCTTAACACACTTCAGCTTTAGCAGAAATTTGGACCTGGGTCCCACTTTGCAACAGATACTTACCCATTCAAACTCAGGGCAGCAGCCGCCAGCTCTCATGTGTGGCTCTATCCATACGTCACTTCAAAGGTCTCCCAAGCAAACCCCTTCCTTACAGCACTGCCACAAGTGGGACTGATGCTCTGATCAGACAGAGGTGGACAGAAGTGGGCTTGGAGAGGCAGTTACCACTGCTTCCCAGGATTGTCCCAGGTACAACATAGAGGCCCAGCACTTTCCTTACAGGCTCAGTGAATCCCTCCCACAAAGCCAATCTCAGAGACGAGCATGAAGAAGCTGTCCTCACGTCTCACCATCTCTTCAGAACACAGGGCAACATTTTAAACACCGCTCTTACTCCCGAAATACAGGGTTACAGTTGAAGAAAGTTCTGAGGATTTATAGGAATTTAATGACACATGATCTCTTAAACAGGATCAACTTTCTGCAGTATATACCTGTATTTCTAATACAATGCATGTTCATGACCTGGCAGATATAACAAATATGACTCAGTGGAGAAATTTCCTTGGCACAGCCAGAGGTTTTTTTGGACAGGTTTTAAGTCAGTTGATCAGGAGTCTGGTCAGCTGTGTAGGACAAGGGATGTATCAGCAAAGGCTCCAGCAATCCAGGGGAGGGATGATGGTAGTTGGTATTAAGCCTATAATCCCTTCTACTTAAATTCAGGTCTGAGAAAAGTCCCAGGTAACTCAAACTAACTTTGGCCAAGGAATGAGGATGAAAAAACATCAAGACTTCTATTTCAGTTATTTCAAAAGCTGCCAGAAGGAAGTGTTGGAAAGCCTTACATGAGAGAGGGTGGTTATTTCCCTTACTGCCATCTGGGTGGGAAGGACAGAGCTCATCTGAGCTAGCATTGGTGTCTCACAGCTGGAAGCTGAAAATAGGTCAACAGTATCTCcttgaagagaaagaaggagaaagcacCATTTAGCCTTTTCACACCATCTGATGGCACAATGCAGAAGCAGAGAACTGCAGCTCCAGAAGCTCAGCGTTAACTAAAACAAGAATCTGCATGTGACCAGCATAAATGAAAACCCCTGACAGATGTATCTCTTCTGCAACCCATCCTGGTATAAGCATTCCTAAGCAGTATAAAGAGtttataattttaataatttaccttaattttcattcagaaaagaCCAGCTGGGAGAGGGAACAGTTAGCAGAAACATTGGCTAAAACAGTTCcatctgcaaatattttccctGTATTATTTTGCTGGAGAGGATTCTTCTTCCCAAGTTAATATACACAGGGGCAGAGCAAAGCCTTCAGTATCCTGAATACACTGAACACTACCTGGCATATGCCATGTGGAACTTCCAAATGACAGTTCACAGTTTCACCAAGAATCATGTATGGCGGTGACTGAAACAAGACCAGCATGTTGCAGTATGCCATACTAGCACTTGTCAGAACATCAGTCAGTGCCTCTCAGGCGTGGGCTGGAGAACAAGTAGGTTTCATACTAGTACTTGGCTGCTTTCATTTCACCTGCTGGCCATTGATTGAATGAGAATGCACACAGCTGGTTTTGGATATCTTGCAGCTGTAACATCAGCATCTCACAGCCACACAAGCCTTGTGCACTTGGGCATTTCAGAACACAATGAAGGTGTGCAAGACCTGATATTTAGCCCACCTGAGTTTGTCTAGTAAATGATTTCACagaacacaacagaaaacaaaacaagacagtGTATTATCTAATTTCTATTACAAGAGGATCACCCACAGCAGAGTTCAGGAAAAGGCCTGAGTAATTGCACTTTAAATTGTGGCAGGCATAGGCATCAAACTCTATGTGTGTACTATGGTCATGGAGACTACCGCCCTAATACTAGCAGGGTAGGCAGGGTTTGTCTGTGTGTCTGATTCAGATAAGCATGGAACATCCTGACACCTGCCACTGTACACAAACCCATGCAAGGGCAGCTTTGCTAGGACTGCCTAGAGGTCTgggtattttaaaacatctaaAGAACAATATGTTGTTCATGAAGATTACAGCTATTAAGATTCAAGCACGAGATatgcacaggcacacacactTTTCCTCTAACAGTTCTTAGAAACCACAGGTGTGTGTTCTCTTACCATAGTCCCTTCTCTGCCTTAAGATACCaatttataatttaaattaCATTACATTTTAAGGAAGAAATGACTGATCTCTTACTGTTATTCTTTGGGAAGTCTAAAAGTAACTACTTTTGTTATGAAAACAATTTGCCCAGGAACGTTGTACTTGAAAAAGACTAAGTAAAACTTGAACCGGAGCTGGGGATTTAGTTCAGTATCTCAAGTAAACAGAAGCTTTTACTTAACTAAGAAGTCCAGGCAACTCCAGTTAAGATGAATCAGAAGATAATCATCACCTTGATGGAGACATTGATAGGGCTCAGATAGACAAAGCTATCTTTCAAGTGCAGAGGCCTCGTGTGCTGACTTCTTGTGGAGCTTTGTTTCTACTCCAGATATGGCGGAGACTTTGGTTAAATGAGAGCTTGAAGCTGGACAGTGTTTCAGTGAAGGATTGGTCAAGTGAATTAATAGGAGACACCCTAGGCTTTGGGCAATTCTGTATAAAGCCTTGCAAACTGATTTTAAAGCTGTCTCTCTCATTAAGGCTGACTGATTAAAAAGCCAGTCCCAAATTCAAAAGCACAGACAATACTATTCTCTGGACATGTAATGCATCACATCAGGGCCAAAACCAGGCAGGTATTTTTAAACTTATTCATGCAATATCTACTTTCTAAACTTTGACCTAAGCATCTCTTCTGCCAACGTCAAATTCTTAGGTAAGTAACACATGATGCAGCActaaagaaggaaaaccaaTTGCAGCTGTATTGACTAAGTATCTTTTTTATCCATAACAGCTCACATTTTTACTGATGCAGTGATAAACTCTTTTCCAATAGTTTGGAATGATAATTACACCAGGTATAGAGGTGCAGGTGTGTTGGCtggcccattgaaaaaataaaaagccaaaacagAGCAATGAAACCATTATGCATTGAAACAAACACTATACATATCCACTACTCCCCATATACAAGTCAACAAGTGCAATTCCTTTGAAGAAGACTACTCCTCAGAGGAAGACCAGAGGCAGAGATTTTTAGTGTTATGTTTAGTAAGATATTGTGGCCATGTGTCAGAAATTGCAGGTAggattttcaattttttttataagGCAAGAGGTTTATGTTCCAGAAGAATAGATGGGgtaaaacatgaagaaatgttttgaaaacGACACATTCTTTCAAGTTTCATTCTCATTAGATAATACATACTACAtacaaaataaagatttttaaaagtgctATATGCTTTTTAAGTCTCATCAAAATCTGTAAAGTGAAATTTTACACCTGCTGCCTAAGACAAAATGTTAGTGGCAGTGTTAGTGGAAGATTAGACTCTAGTTCTCTCATTTCTCAATGTCTGGGAAAATCTCCTTCATCACAattaaagaacaaacaaaaaaaaccccactctaCACATACTCCAGAATCATTTAGAGTCATCCTCTAAAGTAACAGACTCCATGAAGCTGATGACGATAGACTAGTGGCTTGCTTGATAATCAAACCAAATGCTCACTCCACCCAGTGTTCTGTGTCTCTTTGATCAGCCAGTACAAGAGACAAAATGTTGTGAAGTATGCAGCCATGATGATATTGACAGATATGCCaaagggattttaaaaaattctaacAAAAGCCAAATGTTAAAAAATTCTAACAAAACCCAAATGTTAAAAAATTTACCCGCCAGCCTTCAGCTATTAGCCAATTTTAAAAAGGTAGAGCAGTTTGCAGTAAACAATGATATTTTAAATCTTCAAGGACATACAGAAACACCCGTCCAACCCAGCAATCAGACGTGAAGGATTTctgcagcacagtcttctggctCTGTGTAATGTGAAGAGTTTGTGTCTGAATGGTGAACTCCAAGCATATCTTTACTTTCGAAGTGTGGCTCCATTAGTGCAGGTTTttcaaaaatactctttttgCTAGTTTCTGGACAGTTTTGTACATATATTACTCGATTGTAAGCTTTAAGTCTCTTCCACAGCTGTACATACACTTTGCATTGTACATACATGAACAGAAGTCCTCCAGTGAAACCAATAGCCACAACCACCAGCTTAGTCCAAAACGGCCACTCTAGAAtccctggaagaaaaaaaataaaaaaagaagcagcaaaacaaaccTGGTCAATATTGGCTGGACTACATTGGATCTCTCAAACATCCTGTAAGGAAACTATCAAAGAGTCGGGGCCACACAAGCTATTCCTATTTTCGTGGTTTTTATTTAGCCTTTTTTTCTAATGCAGGTCAGACACATGCAGACTTCTGCTTCACATATCACATCATCTGTTCTCCCtcatcagagaaaaaacaaaataattgatTCTGTGTCTGAGACTAGGCAATAGTCAGTCATACATTTAGTCATTTCCACATGCTTTTGAACAAAAATTGGATTCAATTACAGGAGGGATTCTATGGCATGGTTTCCTTCTCACATCAGGAGACTCAACTGAGTGACTCAAGAACCTCTTCCACTCTGTGATCACACAGTACATGGTGTCTTTAAACTCAGAAGAGAACAACTGTTACCATCTTGCTCTTCATGTTTGTTATGCAGAACAGACAATTTAACCTGCATCAGACCCAGTTACTTGTAGTTGAACTAGAGCATCTCTTCTGATACAAAACTGCACTGGAGATGTTGAAGCATTCTGGCAAGCTTCCATCATAAAAAATGATCACCATTACTCTTCCTGAATTTGTCTAGCTTGAACTTTTAGACACTGGATTTTGTTACATCTCTATCAACTACTTCTAAATGAGAGCCTATTCATTCCATACATCTTTTGCTTACACAAGTCCTGCATCCACCCAGCCTCTCTCCTCCTTTAAGATAAGCAGCATTATGAGACAGATATGAAACCATGCTGAATCATCCACTGTCAAATTTCTCAGAGAATAAAATCATGGCCTTCCAAGTCTTCAAAGTTCTTACGAAGACACGGGCTAGTACTCTTTTGGAAATGCATAGTATTGTGCgaggaatgaaaatatttgagtCTCAAAATATAAAGGACACTTCAGTGTGACTACTGATGAAATCCCACCCATGATTAATATCTAAACCTCTGATTCAAAGGTGAGCTATCTGATGCCATCTATAGGCAGTGACAGCATATGCTTGTCCCTGTGCAGACATGAATGTATATCCACATACACTCCCTGCATCTACCAGCTCATTAGAGCACTCCCCAGATTCAGAATCCAAAAGGAGAGTAATGAAGGCACTATAACACATACTAAATATTCACATTATTCCTTCTATTCATGTTCATCTAATATATGTATTGGCTAAAACAATCTGGAGATGATAACCTTTGAAGGCTTATGCTTTTCACTATCATATGGAAACATTACACTAAAACTAAAGATTTTCACTATACACAAAAGAAATAAGATTGGATGGAACAGAAACTAAAAGACATATTTCAAAGCAGCTTCCTGACTGATGTAAAGAACTACAGTTCAAAtgagaaaggacagaaaatcTGCTTGAAGTGTGATTCTGCTCAAGAGTCTGTAACAACTCTGTGGATCTGCAGGTTTACTGATGTTTATCCACCTCCCCAGATGATGCTCTTCAATCACCAGCAAAACCTTTTCCATCTGCACACAGTTGAAATGCTATGCTTTGTAGGCAAGGACAGTTTGCCTTCTAATGGCTCCCAGCCTTGGAAGATACTCCATTCCTTCTATCCCCACCTTCAGGGACAGCTCAGCTGCCTGAGAAATAGTTCTATGAGGTGCAGATCTGCAGGCCAGCATACCTGTTTAAGCAGAGTTCAGTTTGGTAAGCTTATAGCTGGCATACGAAGCAAACGTACTATTTAAGAAGTTAAGATATCCCTGCAGTAGGGTGGCAGCCACTACATGAATTGCAGTGCACCTGACCTCAGTCATGTGAGCTGGAGTCCTAAGAATCAACCCAAAATTCTTCCACTTCAGGCGCAACCACTCATTAAAATTTCTCCAGTCTAACATGGCATTCACAGGACACTTGTACTTACTCATCTCACAGATGACTGAATAGAAAGAAAACCCTGTTGATTTACCTCAAAGATTTGGATTTatgtttctcttcttctctttttaaaaattgttccaGCTTTTCCCAGTTAAAAGGTAGCCATAGCAGCAAACAAACGCTTACAGCTGTATCTGCTCAGAAAGTGTTTCAATTCAAAACTGAAATTGCTAAGTCAGTGCAATTTTGTGTCTGGCTACAGGGGATTAGCTCTCTTACCTGTGCATTTCACAAATGCAAACTAAATTGACTTGAAGTAGACTTACAAAGCACTCAGATGAATTTACACTGATTTAACTAAATTGTTTTAGAGTTGTACTTTTAAACTAATCCAATCTCAGGCTAAAGCTGACCACAGCTATAAAAATTAATGGCACACTTAAGCACCACATCCCCTCTACATTCAAGATAAATATATATTCCAAGAGAATAAGTGGGAAGATAAGCAACTAACATACCAGTAGTCTGTCGCTGTTTAATCTCTTCAGCAGTCCTGTCTATCAGGACATAGAGAGACCACACGACACAGGTGATGGCAATGATATGGAATGTTACAGAGCACATAATCTTCCTCCTCTCACTGGACGTCATCTGCAGCTTCTCCCACTGGCAAGAATTCCAGAAGCAGAGCAAGagattagggtttttttttagttactaAAGAGTATAAAATGAGAACATTGATAAGAACAAAAACCAGGCAGGAGAGCAGTTTCCTACTAACACGGATTTTAAAAGTCAGACGGCTTTACTGCTCTGACCACAGCATTTGTGCAAGGGCTGGCAGTCTGCCCTGCTGTGATGGGAGCCATCCTGGCATCAAGGGTACCTCGTgttcagctcctgcctgcagcctcagcacagCCTCATTGCATCCTGTTCACCCATGAAGGACTGTTGCAGATACAAGATTATTTTAGTCAATAACCTGACACCACACTAACTAGCTAaacacttgttaagcacttgctaataatttaattaactagctaagcacttgcaaataatttAATCATCTAGCAATTTTTGAAGTACTCCTTTAAATTGAAAAAACTGCAGGAGTTGCAAAAAAGTGGTCTCACTTCATTTTCCTCATAGTGTTTGCCAGGTGGCCCTTCATGGTCTGATTCTTCTGTCATAGCGACACAACCTCTAGCAGTGATGTGTGGCAAGCTATTAAACAAATGGTTAATACAATAACTATTGTTACTTTAGTTTTCTATAACCTCATAATCACAAGATACCTAGCGCACATgtttattaggaaaaacttaGCTGTTGCCAATGCAGGTGGATGGTGTGAGTGGACTGATATCTTTCTACTAGCATTTAACCAATCACTATGATACTAAGAAATTTTATAGTAGTTAGGAGCCAATCAAGATAAAGGGCAAATTAAAAGATGGACATTtaatgcatgcttttgttggcagatgtagttctttgtttaaaatgtataaaacccTTGAAAATTTTAACTATCATGGGAGTACAATTGGAGGAGATATCCTCTgtgttccccagtgctgcataataaagaagtgcctgcttatctgcatccTTGTGTAGATCATTCATAATTTCGAATTCCAGCACAGAGGACCCCCATGTGAGGCCTCATGCAGTGCAAGCAAGGCTGCTCTTTTCTGTGCTCCCCATTCAACAGCAGGTACTCAGAGTCACAGCTGAACATTGTGAGTGGCAAAGAGTACCCTCGCTCAGGCAGGCATTCAATCCCACACTGCAACAGAAGTGGAACACCATCCAATCGACCAAGGTATGTAAGACACCTGGTGCTGATCTCTGCTAGAGTCCTTTGGTGCACAGTCAAGACTCTTTAGTTCTCACCTCCTACCTCTGAGAGTTTCACTGAGTTTTCACATTGAACACTACTTACAATAGTGGCACCCATATTTTACTTTCAATGTCCTATGAATACACAGTAGGACTGGGGTGACAGTTTTTGTAAGTGAAAGGTCACAGCAAATGAAATCTCCAGACCTTCATCTATCAATAATGTTTATAAAACTCAAATACAAACCACAAAATCAGGTCATTGGCATTTaggaaaaatgcaaaggaaCCAAGCAAGTCGTACATATACTTCTAATATGCAAGGAATTATTCAAAAacgtgttgggtttttttaaattcaccTGAGACTCCCAGAAGCctgggtttttgtttggcttCCCCACCTCCCCAAATTTCCCCTGTGCATATGATGAAAGTTTTTCCACGTGGGGAACACATCCCTCAGCATATCTACTTGGAACAGAGTTCAGATGGGCTTTTCTCACAGTTTCACAAAATATATGCTGGGGCCCATAAACTTCTTGTACACACCTATATGTTTCTAGGTGCACTTGATGTGTCCTATAATAATCTGTAGAAAAAGTGTATCTTGAAAATAAGGAATACTGTGGAAGACAGTGAGGATGACCTGATGGGTATGACTGCAATCACCCATTATGTTGAATTATTGTTTCCCCTGCTGCAATTACAAGAATGACTAAAACATGAAACAGGGACTTTGTGATCCAATTTGTcctgtcaaaaagaaaaaaaaaagtctctttggCCAGTCCAAGCCACATCTCAGGTTCTGTGGTCTGTGGGCATCCAAATATCATCATGGCATAAGAACTGAAG containing:
- the MARCHF8 gene encoding E3 ubiquitin-protein ligase MARCHF8 isoform X6; translated protein: MNMPLHQISVIPAQDVTSSRVSRSKTKEKEEQNEKALGHSMSRSSNISKAGSPTSISAPQSFPRTSVTPSNQDICRICHCEGDDESPLITPCHCTGSLHFVHQACLQQWIKSSDTRCCELCKYEFIMETKLKPLRKWEKLQMTSSERRKIMCSVTFHIIAITCVVWSLYVLIDRTAEEIKQRQTTGILEWPFWTKLVVVAIGFTGGLLFMYVQCKVYVQLWKRLKAYNRVIYVQNCPETSKKSIFEKPALMEPHFESKDMLGVHHSDTNSSHYTEPEDCAAEILHV